One segment of Yersinia kristensenii DNA contains the following:
- the glyS gene encoding glycine--tRNA ligase subunit beta, with the protein MTQQTFLVEIGTEELPPKALRSLAESFAANFTAELDSANLPHGEVIWYAAPRRLALKVINLSASQADREVEKRGPAIAQAFDAEGKPSKAAEGWARGCGITVDQAERLITDKGEWLLYRAHVKGQSAQLLLAGMVSTALSKLPIPKLMRWGDKETQFVRPVHTVTLLLGSEVIPGTVLGIDSDRIIRGHRFMGESEFALDNADQYPQVLLERGKVIADYELRKAIIKRDAELAAQKIGGVADLSESLLEEVASLVEWPVVLTAKFEEKFLAVPAEALVYTMKGDQKYFPVYDTAGNLLPNFIFVANIESKDPQQIISGNEKVVRPRLADAEFFFNTDRKKRLEDNLPRLETVLFQQQLGTLRDKTDRIQALAGWVAAQIGADVNHATRAGLLSKCDLMTNMVFEFTDTQGVMGMHYARHDGEAEDVAVALNEQYQPRFAGDDLPSNPVACALAIADKMDTLAGIFGIGQHPKGDKDPFALRRAALGVLRIIVEKNLPLDLQTLTEEAVRLYGSKLTNTKVVDEVIEFMLGRFRAWYQDEGHSVDTIQAVLARRPTKPADFDARVKAVTYFRTLDAAAALAAANKRVSNILAKSTDTLNDHVHASVLKEPAELKLATHLVVLRDKLEPVFAAGQYQEALVELAALRETVDEFFDSVMVMDENDAVRVNRLTLLSKLRELFLQVADISLLQ; encoded by the coding sequence ATGACTCAACAGACTTTCCTGGTGGAAATCGGCACGGAAGAGCTGCCGCCGAAGGCTCTTCGTTCTCTGGCCGAATCTTTTGCTGCCAATTTTACGGCTGAACTCGATAGCGCCAACTTGCCTCATGGCGAGGTTATTTGGTATGCCGCACCGCGCCGTTTAGCGTTAAAAGTCATTAATTTAAGTGCTTCTCAGGCTGATCGTGAAGTCGAAAAACGCGGCCCGGCAATTGCGCAAGCGTTTGATGCTGAAGGTAAACCAAGCAAAGCGGCAGAAGGTTGGGCGCGCGGTTGTGGTATTACGGTCGATCAAGCAGAGCGTCTGATCACTGATAAAGGTGAATGGCTGCTGTATCGCGCCCATGTAAAAGGGCAATCAGCACAATTATTGCTGGCGGGGATGGTGAGTACTGCGCTGAGCAAATTGCCTATTCCTAAATTGATGCGTTGGGGTGATAAAGAAACCCAATTCGTTCGCCCGGTTCATACCGTGACCCTGCTGTTAGGTTCTGAAGTGATTCCTGGCACCGTGTTGGGTATCGATTCAGACCGAATTATTCGTGGTCACCGCTTTATGGGTGAATCCGAGTTTGCGCTCGATAATGCTGATCAATACCCGCAAGTCTTGCTGGAGCGCGGTAAAGTTATCGCTGATTATGAATTGCGCAAAGCTATCATTAAGCGTGATGCAGAATTGGCGGCACAGAAGATTGGCGGTGTTGCTGATCTGAGTGAAAGCTTGCTGGAAGAAGTCGCGTCACTGGTGGAATGGCCGGTGGTATTGACTGCCAAGTTTGAAGAGAAATTCCTGGCGGTTCCTGCGGAAGCACTGGTGTACACCATGAAGGGTGACCAGAAATATTTCCCAGTTTACGACACTGCCGGTAACTTGCTGCCAAACTTCATCTTTGTTGCCAATATTGAATCGAAAGATCCGCAACAGATTATTTCGGGTAACGAGAAAGTGGTGCGCCCACGTCTGGCGGATGCTGAGTTCTTCTTTAATACTGACCGTAAAAAACGCTTGGAAGACAATTTACCGCGTCTGGAAACCGTGCTGTTCCAACAGCAATTGGGCACCCTGCGCGATAAAACTGATCGTATTCAAGCGCTGGCCGGTTGGGTTGCAGCACAAATTGGTGCAGATGTTAACCATGCTACTCGCGCTGGTTTATTGTCCAAGTGTGACCTGATGACCAATATGGTGTTCGAATTCACTGACACCCAAGGTGTGATGGGGATGCATTATGCCCGTCACGATGGTGAAGCTGAAGACGTTGCGGTTGCACTGAATGAACAATATCAGCCACGTTTTGCGGGCGATGATTTGCCGTCAAATCCGGTTGCTTGTGCATTGGCTATTGCCGATAAAATGGACACGCTGGCCGGGATTTTCGGTATCGGTCAACATCCTAAAGGCGATAAAGACCCATTTGCTCTGCGCCGCGCGGCGTTGGGTGTATTGCGTATTATCGTCGAGAAGAATTTGCCGCTGGATCTGCAAACGCTGACTGAAGAGGCCGTGCGCCTGTATGGTAGCAAGCTAACCAACACCAAAGTGGTCGATGAAGTGATTGAGTTCATGCTGGGCCGCTTCCGCGCCTGGTATCAGGATGAAGGTCATAGCGTTGATACCATTCAGGCAGTATTGGCTCGCCGCCCAACCAAACCAGCTGATTTTGATGCTCGGGTGAAAGCGGTGACTTATTTCCGCACACTAGACGCGGCTGCGGCATTGGCTGCGGCGAACAAACGTGTGTCGAATATTCTGGCGAAATCCACAGATACCCTGAATGATCACGTTCATGCTTCCGTGCTAAAAGAACCGGCGGAACTGAAGCTGGCCACGCATTTGGTGGTATTGCGCGATAAGCTGGAGCCGGTATTTGCTGCGGGTCAATATCAGGAAGCACTGGTCGAGCTGGCCGCTCTGCGGGAAACAGTCGATGAGTTCTTTGATAGTGTAATGGTGATGGACGAAAATGATGCAGTGCGGGTTAACCGTCTGACATTGCTGAGCAAGTTACGCGAACTGTTCTTACAGGTTGCTGATATTTCGCTGTTGCAATAA
- the glyQ gene encoding glycine--tRNA ligase subunit alpha, producing the protein MQKFDTKTFQGLILTLQDYWARQGCTIVQPLDMEVGAGTSHPMTCLRALGPEPIAAAYVQPSRRPTDGRYGENPNRLQHYYQFQVIIKPSPDNIQELYLGSLKELGLDPLIHDIRFVEDNWENPTLGAWGLGWEVWLNGMEVTQFTYFQQVGGLECKPVTGEITYGLERLAMYIQGVDSVYDLIWCDGPLGKTTYGDIYHQNEVEQSTYNFEYADVDFLFSCFEQYEKEAQSLLALEVPLPLPAYERILKAGHTFNLLDARKAISVTERQRYILRIRTLTKAVAEAYYASREALGFPMCKKNQN; encoded by the coding sequence ATGCAAAAGTTTGATACCAAGACCTTTCAGGGCCTGATCCTGACGTTACAGGACTATTGGGCGCGCCAAGGCTGCACCATTGTTCAACCACTGGACATGGAAGTCGGCGCGGGTACCTCCCACCCAATGACCTGCCTGCGCGCACTTGGCCCAGAGCCAATCGCTGCCGCTTATGTACAACCTTCACGCCGTCCGACCGATGGTCGCTACGGTGAGAACCCGAACCGCCTGCAACACTATTACCAGTTCCAGGTGATTATAAAACCTTCACCAGACAACATTCAGGAACTCTATTTAGGTTCATTGAAGGAGCTGGGCCTCGACCCGCTGATCCACGACATTCGCTTTGTCGAGGACAACTGGGAGAACCCAACGCTGGGTGCTTGGGGCCTGGGCTGGGAAGTGTGGCTGAACGGCATGGAAGTGACTCAGTTCACTTACTTCCAGCAAGTGGGGGGTTTGGAGTGTAAACCGGTCACCGGCGAAATTACTTATGGTCTGGAACGTCTCGCTATGTACATTCAGGGCGTCGACAGTGTTTATGACCTGATTTGGTGTGACGGCCCACTGGGCAAAACCACTTACGGTGATATTTACCATCAAAATGAAGTGGAGCAATCCACCTATAACTTTGAATACGCCGATGTGGACTTCCTGTTCTCCTGCTTTGAGCAGTATGAGAAAGAAGCTCAGTCATTGTTGGCGCTGGAAGTCCCGCTACCGCTGCCGGCTTATGAGCGCATTTTGAAAGCGGGCCACACGTTTAACTTGCTCGACGCCCGTAAAGCCATCTCGGTGACTGAGCGTCAGCGCTATATTCTGCGCATTCGTACGCTGACCAAAGCTGTTGCCGAGGCTTATTATGCCTCCCGCGAAGCATTGGGCTTCCCTATGTGCAAAAAGAATCAGAACTAA
- a CDS encoding DNA-3-methyladenine glycosylase I, with protein sequence MSLQRCGWVTTDPLYLAYHDTEWGIPRTDSQALFEMLCLEGQQAGLSWITVLKKREHYRKCFHNFDPVRVAKMGPDDVEKLVLDSGIIRHRGKIQAIITNAQAYLAMEANGEDFSRFIWSFVDGKPQINHWWCLAECPAMTPISDAMSKALKKRGFKFIGSTICYAFMQASGLVNDHLASCFCHPDNVVE encoded by the coding sequence ATGAGCCTACAACGCTGCGGCTGGGTAACGACTGATCCGCTCTATCTGGCTTATCATGATACTGAATGGGGAATTCCACGCACTGATAGCCAGGCATTATTCGAAATGCTGTGCCTTGAAGGCCAACAAGCCGGGCTTTCGTGGATAACCGTGTTGAAAAAACGCGAACACTATCGCAAATGCTTCCATAACTTTGATCCCGTGCGTGTGGCAAAAATGGGGCCGGACGATGTAGAAAAACTGGTGCTGGACAGCGGTATTATCCGCCACCGCGGTAAAATTCAGGCCATTATCACCAATGCGCAGGCCTATCTGGCAATGGAAGCTAACGGCGAAGATTTTTCGCGTTTTATTTGGAGTTTCGTCGACGGTAAACCCCAAATTAACCACTGGTGGTGTTTGGCTGAATGCCCGGCAATGACGCCAATTTCTGATGCGATGTCAAAAGCACTCAAGAAACGAGGTTTTAAGTTTATCGGCTCCACCATTTGCTATGCCTTTATGCAGGCCAGTGGTCTGGTGAACGATCATCTGGCGAGCTGTTTTTGCCACCCGGATAACGTAGTAGAATGA
- a CDS encoding N-acetyltransferase, translating to MIRAYQPDDLDAVMQLWLSSTIAAHPFIAEQYWHESASLVRDTYLPAARTWVYLPQEVPSDPADGENTIVGFISILEEQLVGALFVDQSYYGKGVGKILMDSIQQHYKALTLEVYQKNHRAYHFYRKQGFIVTERAYNAETKSVILTMQWQRY from the coding sequence ATGATAAGAGCTTACCAACCGGACGATCTTGATGCCGTCATGCAATTGTGGTTGAGCAGCACGATTGCGGCGCATCCTTTTATTGCCGAACAATACTGGCACGAGAGCGCCTCGTTGGTGCGAGATACCTATCTTCCGGCGGCACGGACTTGGGTATATTTACCACAGGAAGTCCCATCGGACCCCGCTGACGGGGAAAACACTATAGTCGGGTTTATTAGTATCCTTGAAGAACAACTGGTAGGCGCATTGTTTGTTGACCAATCCTATTATGGTAAAGGGGTGGGGAAAATACTGATGGATAGCATCCAGCAACACTATAAAGCGCTAACTTTGGAGGTTTATCAAAAAAATCATCGGGCTTATCACTTTTATCGTAAGCAAGGTTTTATTGTCACCGAGCGGGCCTACAATGCAGAAACTAAAAGCGTTATTTTAACTATGCAGTGGCAGCGCTATTAG
- a CDS encoding GNAT family N-acetyltransferase gives MHKNRNLLFFLCISLSPLVHSELEIPFDYATSPVKNNTECSHYYHNLIDEEFCPYQLNHSVPNINQNKLEMTAEKRSLLICEENCTISSKMVIPLNDLFSTIAIQDNQNKVALFNFELNRYSTFNLNLEDNVDITIDEDEMYILASDINSQQINYKLQPDSTAIAFIFEVSNEGLAINYLESHSAHQGTLSPTLIFNAERKNNLAVFPDLAIYNNILNGPLVMNRHLLVTMSDDHRTKREVAGIMGCLLSGPLALYNIVVHGRCNQVESAWASIKSFFSGQDKAKMQLIAGSATALKPLPAKTEKQSDTLRLTHIDLPSLHQQSLTLPAVAKACHIPLENLVSSRFPRQLDGPACGSWLSRLLADFTLLFGSSLRDWSIERLRQVLDSAIDADSTGYAGIDTGTELRLMQGIRRGVRELGRTEAINQITRSFHYAERELAHYYLQTNGEDTTPSAAQNLPLGHYVLSLDTYVPMTEPVPVRIRRNGEWETSDSLAFQIEIISGEHQEEERELRAASLEVINEWYEKYHTLTYGTMLTKDKETHQETRIPVTAADRIIYSARITSNSLKTHLEENTPGYLFVIVKVNGQIIHMLEAEKYHINNEPLEGHYYLANSLTLPTFIIKADAEGSIRGAGTAAVHGLAHYLKSKGVKFIHSDVLSHPSARVKQKLGFEHDEL, from the coding sequence ATGCATAAAAACCGTAATTTGTTATTTTTCCTATGTATATCACTATCTCCATTAGTTCATTCTGAATTGGAGATACCTTTTGATTATGCTACTTCACCAGTAAAAAATAATACTGAATGTTCACATTATTACCATAACTTAATCGATGAGGAATTCTGTCCCTACCAACTGAATCATAGTGTTCCAAATATTAACCAGAACAAATTAGAAATGACCGCAGAAAAAAGAAGTTTATTAATCTGTGAAGAAAATTGCACAATATCGAGTAAAATGGTTATTCCTTTGAATGATCTATTTTCCACAATAGCTATTCAAGACAACCAAAATAAAGTGGCATTATTTAATTTTGAATTAAATCGTTATTCCACATTCAATTTAAATCTGGAAGATAACGTCGACATTACTATTGATGAAGATGAAATGTATATTCTTGCCTCTGATATAAATAGTCAGCAAATTAATTATAAACTTCAGCCAGATAGCACGGCCATTGCCTTCATTTTCGAGGTTTCAAATGAAGGATTAGCAATAAATTATCTGGAAAGTCATTCTGCTCACCAGGGCACCTTATCACCCACTCTTATTTTTAACGCCGAGCGGAAAAATAATCTCGCGGTTTTCCCCGACCTGGCTATTTATAACAATATTCTCAACGGCCCCTTAGTGATGAATCGCCATCTGTTGGTCACAATGAGTGATGACCACCGAACCAAACGGGAAGTCGCAGGTATTATGGGCTGTCTGTTATCCGGCCCTTTGGCCCTTTACAATATAGTCGTACATGGGCGTTGTAATCAGGTGGAGTCGGCCTGGGCCAGTATTAAGTCATTTTTTTCTGGTCAAGATAAAGCGAAAATGCAGCTAATCGCAGGTTCAGCAACAGCCTTAAAACCGCTCCCAGCAAAAACAGAAAAGCAGTCTGATACACTGAGATTAACCCATATCGACCTCCCTTCATTGCACCAACAGAGCTTAACTCTGCCCGCTGTAGCAAAAGCTTGTCATATTCCGCTGGAAAATTTAGTGAGCAGCCGCTTTCCGCGCCAGTTAGATGGGCCAGCCTGTGGCTCCTGGCTATCGCGGCTACTGGCCGATTTTACCTTACTGTTTGGGAGTAGTTTGCGTGATTGGTCGATAGAGCGCTTACGTCAGGTATTAGATAGCGCTATTGATGCAGACAGCACTGGGTATGCCGGGATTGATACCGGAACAGAACTACGGCTGATGCAGGGAATAAGAAGGGGCGTGAGAGAACTCGGGCGAACTGAGGCTATCAATCAAATCACTCGCTCATTTCATTATGCAGAAAGGGAACTTGCCCACTATTACTTACAGACAAATGGTGAAGATACCACGCCCTCGGCAGCTCAAAACCTCCCTTTAGGGCACTATGTGCTGTCCCTGGATACCTATGTCCCCATGACAGAGCCCGTGCCGGTGCGTATTCGCAGAAATGGTGAATGGGAAACATCAGATTCATTGGCTTTTCAAATAGAAATTATCTCAGGAGAACATCAAGAAGAAGAGAGGGAGCTACGCGCAGCTTCCCTGGAGGTTATCAATGAATGGTACGAAAAATATCACACCCTAACCTATGGCACGATGTTAACGAAAGATAAGGAAACCCATCAAGAGACCAGAATTCCAGTGACCGCCGCAGATAGAATTATTTACTCTGCACGTATTACGAGCAATTCATTGAAAACTCACTTAGAAGAAAACACACCGGGATATTTATTTGTCATCGTGAAAGTTAATGGACAAATTATTCATATGCTGGAAGCGGAAAAATATCACATAAATAATGAACCGCTGGAAGGACATTATTATTTGGCAAACTCATTGACTTTACCAACATTCATTATAAAAGCAGATGCCGAAGGCAGTATCCGCGGGGCGGGCACTGCGGCAGTTCACGGGTTAGCCCATTATCTTAAAAGCAAAGGGGTCAAATTTATCCATTCAGATGTGCTTTCTCACCCCTCTGCCAGAGTGAAACAAAAGCTGGGCTTTGAGCATGATGAACTTTAA
- a CDS encoding beta/gamma crystallin domain-containing protein — MNKSLFLYLLAILYSESAKSKNIVPEESTGEPLYFKEIISAPTCFYAEDNFQGESFCLTAPGAIDLYNRKDSHLNDRISSIKIPAETQVTIYKNDHFNSPHYNLTESVDLAWLKKMGMAGQISAIKIRDSPGFCIQDCVVIKENKIELNSTLGKYDSEFGEINKLILMNFDINNESNFGVGFFDYPQIIVVGKDLFFYATEKSKLINMRISDNADNLSLLFKFNDQKLEFQYLEAEGTAPLNTPFWINTQYSSGNLADLHIINGIPDNDRGNIPEDIQPLILNKTIMAINKHSHRDKRGALGIAGCVGIPLLAIYNLVVQGRCNQLDKLVGANEFSHHDGEGKTQVVAGSAKPLAAVQTTSISLDKPTPSMLVLAHLDTHLHNQAVTLPAVAKTCKTSVEAIIAARYPRQTGMRCGSRLSILLADFTLLFGENLLDWTTEHLTQVLQSISEHGTTGYAGSDQVTESRLVERVQEAISDLGLSPLTTLLEEAFDYALLNYARYFMHNENQETFASPQTAQSLPLGDYILPLENYIHPVHPPTPLIMDNGEWVRPEDLYFEIAVIPGGDQHVATNLTEEIAEVINDWRQFYNQVQYQADNNGTPLTSRDRTIYAARITSKMLYLMLTDNSSDYQFVVVKLKGKIVSLLASLNDANGEESYINFSVTHPQYVLNPHQNGSVRGAGTAAVRELARYLKEKGKKTLSSNVISQPSAMVKNKLGFIYKGEL, encoded by the coding sequence ATGAATAAATCATTATTTCTCTATTTACTCGCCATACTTTATTCAGAGAGTGCTAAGTCAAAAAATATCGTCCCGGAAGAATCGACAGGAGAACCATTATATTTCAAGGAAATAATATCAGCGCCAACATGTTTCTATGCTGAAGATAATTTCCAGGGTGAGTCTTTTTGTCTGACAGCACCGGGAGCTATCGACCTTTATAATAGGAAAGATAGTCATCTCAATGACAGAATATCTTCCATTAAGATCCCAGCGGAGACACAGGTTACTATTTATAAAAATGATCATTTTAATTCACCTCATTACAATCTAACCGAATCAGTTGACTTAGCGTGGCTAAAAAAAATGGGCATGGCAGGCCAGATTAGCGCTATTAAAATTCGCGACTCCCCTGGTTTTTGCATACAAGATTGCGTGGTGATTAAAGAAAATAAAATCGAATTAAATAGCACATTAGGAAAATACGATTCAGAATTTGGTGAAATAAATAAACTTATATTAATGAATTTCGACATTAATAATGAGAGCAATTTTGGCGTGGGATTTTTTGACTATCCACAGATCATCGTGGTTGGGAAAGATCTGTTTTTCTACGCCACAGAAAAAAGTAAACTTATTAATATGAGAATAAGTGATAACGCCGACAATTTATCTTTATTGTTTAAATTCAATGACCAAAAATTGGAATTTCAATACCTTGAAGCTGAAGGAACCGCCCCCCTCAATACTCCATTCTGGATTAACACTCAATATTCCTCTGGAAACTTAGCTGATTTACACATCATTAATGGTATTCCCGATAATGACCGGGGAAACATACCCGAGGATATCCAGCCATTAATACTGAATAAAACTATAATGGCGATAAATAAGCATTCTCATCGCGATAAACGCGGAGCTTTAGGGATCGCCGGCTGTGTGGGTATTCCCTTGCTGGCAATTTATAATTTGGTGGTTCAGGGCCGCTGTAATCAACTTGATAAACTGGTAGGAGCGAATGAGTTTTCTCACCACGATGGGGAGGGGAAAACACAGGTCGTGGCCGGTTCAGCAAAGCCCCTTGCTGCGGTACAAACCACCAGCATTTCATTAGATAAACCGACGCCATCAATGTTGGTCTTAGCCCATCTCGATACTCACCTACATAATCAGGCGGTGACTTTACCGGCAGTGGCAAAAACCTGTAAAACCTCGGTGGAGGCAATTATCGCCGCCCGCTATCCTCGTCAAACAGGAATGCGCTGTGGGTCCCGGCTGTCTATTCTACTGGCTGATTTTACATTGCTTTTTGGCGAAAACTTATTGGATTGGACAACCGAGCATTTAACCCAAGTTTTACAAAGTATTAGTGAGCATGGTACCACTGGCTATGCGGGATCTGACCAAGTAACAGAGTCCAGATTGGTTGAAAGAGTACAGGAAGCTATATCTGATTTGGGGCTTAGCCCATTGACCACTCTATTGGAGGAGGCCTTCGATTATGCATTATTAAATTATGCCCGCTATTTTATGCACAATGAAAATCAAGAGACTTTTGCCTCTCCTCAAACAGCGCAAAGTCTACCACTGGGTGATTATATTTTACCCTTAGAAAACTATATTCATCCCGTGCACCCGCCTACACCACTGATTATGGATAATGGCGAATGGGTTAGACCCGAAGACTTATATTTTGAAATAGCGGTCATTCCCGGTGGCGACCAACATGTCGCGACAAATTTAACCGAGGAAATAGCCGAGGTTATTAATGACTGGCGTCAATTTTATAATCAGGTTCAATATCAAGCAGATAATAACGGGACACCATTAACGAGCCGCGATAGAACAATCTATGCCGCCAGGATAACCAGTAAAATGCTGTATCTTATGTTAACGGATAATTCTAGTGACTATCAATTTGTCGTGGTTAAACTCAAGGGAAAGATTGTTAGCCTATTAGCCTCATTAAATGATGCTAATGGTGAAGAAAGCTATATTAATTTCTCGGTCACTCACCCACAGTATGTATTAAACCCTCATCAAAATGGCAGCGTTCGGGGGGCTGGCACCGCAGCTGTCAGAGAATTAGCGCGCTATCTGAAAGAAAAGGGGAAAAAAACCCTCAGTTCCAATGTTATTTCACAACCCTCAGCCATGGTTAAAAATAAACTGGGTTTCATATATAAAGGTGAACTCTAA
- a CDS encoding helix-turn-helix transcriptional regulator, which yields MSIDHSTSQPQSVAERLLMLLKTRGPLQATDAGKILGTTGEAARQQFVKLAKDGLVVAVAQAKGVGRPIQLWQLTDAGNARFPDTHGELTVQLLRMVRTKLGQEALNLLIDTREQETRELYCQAMKGANSIDERVERLVAIRSQEGYMAECQTQADGSILLIENHCPICAAATTCQGFCRAELDVFREVLQAPVERTEHILSGSRRCVYRVAVE from the coding sequence ATGAGTATCGACCATTCTACCAGCCAACCACAGTCTGTTGCTGAGCGTCTGTTGATGTTGCTGAAGACTCGCGGCCCCTTGCAAGCTACCGATGCGGGCAAGATCCTCGGCACTACGGGGGAAGCAGCACGGCAACAATTTGTAAAATTGGCTAAAGATGGGCTGGTTGTAGCCGTCGCACAGGCCAAAGGTGTGGGGCGGCCTATCCAACTTTGGCAGCTCACCGATGCAGGAAATGCCCGTTTTCCGGATACTCACGGCGAGTTAACGGTGCAATTATTACGAATGGTGCGCACAAAATTAGGTCAAGAAGCGCTTAATTTACTGATAGATACCCGTGAGCAGGAAACGCGCGAACTGTATTGCCAGGCGATGAAAGGGGCCAATAGTATTGATGAACGGGTGGAGCGGCTGGTGGCGATCCGCTCTCAGGAAGGGTATATGGCGGAGTGCCAAACTCAGGCCGACGGTTCGATATTACTGATTGAAAACCATTGCCCTATTTGTGCTGCGGCAACGACCTGTCAGGGATTCTGTCGAGCGGAATTAGATGTTTTTCGGGAAGTATTACAAGCACCGGTCGAGCGAACTGAGCACATACTTTCGGGCTCACGCCGTTGTGTATATCGTGTTGCAGTCGAATAA
- a CDS encoding MFS transporter, translating into MNDASRWSDLFSGKNAAFAIALSGGVVLHAINIYIATTILPSVVLEINGLNLYAWNTTLFVTASILGSALSARLLSGYGARSAYLFASLTFMLGSALCAMAPNMPLMLVGRTVQGLGGGFLFALSYAMINLVFPQSLWPRAMALISGMWGVATLIGPAIGGIFAEMNAWRFAFWTLLPVTLIYAIFTWRILPKGRSSTAVTSALPITQLVLLTAIVLTISASSIASSGLTNLLGIVLAVLLLVLLLRIESRATSRLLPKGALRLNSPLAALYITISLLAIGITCEIFVPYFLQTLHGQSPLISGYIAATMAAGWTISEVMSAGWKKSGIRWAIISGPIIVLVGIIALAILMPISSLGGWPQMRPIAIALTLVGFGIGFGWPHLLTRILQVAAEEDKDIAGASITTVQMFATAVGAAIAGMVANLSGLNFPGGVAGAENTAHWLFTLYAIAPALAIITALRCAAIRSPTLSVNSAASHEA; encoded by the coding sequence ATGAATGATGCAAGCCGTTGGAGTGATTTGTTCTCCGGCAAGAACGCGGCTTTTGCCATAGCCCTGTCAGGCGGCGTAGTGTTACACGCCATCAATATTTATATCGCCACCACGATTTTACCGTCGGTGGTGCTCGAAATTAATGGTCTGAATTTATATGCCTGGAACACCACCCTGTTTGTCACCGCGTCAATCCTCGGTTCCGCACTTTCTGCCCGTTTACTCAGTGGTTACGGCGCACGTAGCGCGTATTTGTTTGCCTCACTGACCTTTATGCTGGGCAGTGCCTTATGTGCCATGGCACCCAACATGCCGCTGATGCTGGTTGGCCGAACCGTGCAGGGGCTGGGCGGTGGGTTTCTGTTCGCACTCTCTTACGCCATGATTAATCTAGTATTTCCACAATCATTGTGGCCCAGAGCAATGGCGCTCATTTCAGGAATGTGGGGGGTGGCAACACTGATTGGCCCCGCTATTGGTGGGATATTCGCGGAGATGAACGCCTGGCGATTTGCCTTCTGGACGTTGCTACCCGTGACACTGATTTATGCCATTTTTACCTGGCGCATTCTGCCTAAGGGGCGATCCAGCACCGCCGTCACCTCAGCATTACCGATAACCCAGTTGGTGCTATTAACCGCAATTGTCCTGACAATTTCCGCCAGCAGTATTGCCAGTAGCGGTCTGACGAATCTGCTGGGCATCGTGTTGGCGGTCTTACTGTTGGTGCTGTTATTGCGCATAGAATCCCGCGCCACCTCACGTTTACTGCCAAAAGGCGCATTACGCTTAAATTCCCCCTTGGCGGCGCTCTATATCACCATCTCGTTACTGGCGATCGGCATTACCTGCGAGATTTTTGTCCCTTACTTCTTACAAACCTTGCATGGTCAATCACCGCTAATTTCTGGCTATATCGCGGCCACGATGGCGGCGGGCTGGACAATTTCTGAGGTAATGAGTGCTGGCTGGAAGAAATCAGGTATTCGTTGGGCGATTATCAGCGGCCCAATCATTGTACTGGTAGGGATCATTGCGCTCGCCATTCTGATGCCGATAAGCTCATTAGGGGGGTGGCCGCAGATGAGGCCTATCGCCATTGCGCTGACATTAGTGGGTTTCGGTATTGGTTTTGGCTGGCCGCATCTGCTGACTCGCATTCTGCAAGTAGCTGCTGAAGAAGATAAAGATATCGCCGGGGCCTCGATTACCACGGTACAGATGTTTGCCACCGCAGTGGGGGCGGCAATAGCCGGAATGGTGGCCAACCTTTCTGGTCTCAACTTCCCCGGCGGGGTCGCGGGCGCTGAAAACACCGCTCACTGGCTATTTACTCTGTATGCCATTGCCCCAGCACTGGCGATTATCACCGCGCTACGTTGCGCCGCCATTCGCTCGCCGACGCTTTCAGTTAACAGCGCCGCCAGCCACGAAGCATAA